In Virgibacillus sp. NKC19-16, a single genomic region encodes these proteins:
- a CDS encoding C45 family autoproteolytic acyltransferase/hydolase, whose translation MTYFEVAIDQQKGSSYEIGYNQGENIPASLVEKFEPIMNENIDVLDTENIFHHFAPHLLDEVKGLTESLNIPYKKALSLFSGYDIPKLKGMGCSAVVTPKYYVRNYDFSPDSYDNRLAIINPQEAYASVGYSLHMLGRHEGVNEKGLAIGFHFVNHTHSRKGLSAGSVLRIVLDTCKTTDEAIQLIKELPHSWSYNYSIGDANGHAAVVEASPVEVKVRHDQNVLYVRIIFNMPEWVHTTVQLETLLNVCII comes from the coding sequence TTGACATACTTTGAAGTAGCAATAGACCAACAAAAAGGCTCATCGTATGAAATTGGCTATAATCAGGGAGAAAACATTCCTGCTTCACTGGTGGAAAAATTTGAGCCTATTATGAATGAAAACATTGATGTACTTGACACCGAGAATATCTTTCATCATTTTGCTCCACACCTCCTTGATGAAGTGAAAGGGTTAACAGAATCATTAAATATTCCTTATAAAAAAGCGTTGTCCCTATTTAGTGGATATGATATTCCAAAACTAAAGGGAATGGGTTGCTCTGCAGTAGTCACGCCAAAATATTATGTTCGAAATTATGATTTTTCACCTGACAGTTACGACAATCGTTTAGCGATAATTAACCCGCAGGAGGCTTATGCGAGTGTTGGCTATAGTTTACATATGTTGGGCAGGCATGAAGGGGTGAATGAAAAAGGGCTGGCTATAGGATTTCATTTTGTTAATCATACGCATTCGAGGAAGGGGCTAAGTGCAGGGAGTGTTCTAAGGATTGTGTTGGACACATGCAAAACAACCGATGAAGCTATCCAATTAATAAAAGAGTTGCCACATTCGTGGAGTTACAATTACTCAATTGGTGATGCAAACGGTCATGCAGCTGTTGTAGAAGCATCTCCTGTTGAAGTGAAAGTCCGTCATGATCAAAATGTGCTATATGTACGAATCATTTTCAACATGCCGGAATGGGTGCATACAACCGTACAGCTGGAAACACTTCTGAACGTTTGTATCATTTAG
- a CDS encoding GNAT family N-acetyltransferase, translating into MLFEKESLQVRQLLTKDNHLLAKWLSNPLVLEFYEGRDNPFDIEIVNKKFYNQKNNRLSCIVMYKEVEIGYIQYYQLDEKTRATYGYDESENIYGIDQFIGETEYWNRGIGTLLVKSMVDFLMQHKQVDRVVMDPQITNKRALKCYEKCGFTKVKILSKHEFHEGEYRDCWLMEFRRFIRT; encoded by the coding sequence TTGTTATTTGAAAAAGAAAGTTTACAAGTCCGTCAGCTACTCACAAAAGATAATCATTTACTGGCAAAGTGGCTTTCAAACCCATTGGTGCTTGAATTCTATGAGGGAAGAGACAATCCTTTTGATATAGAAATAGTTAATAAGAAATTTTATAATCAGAAAAATAATCGGCTTAGCTGTATAGTTATGTACAAAGAAGTAGAGATCGGATACATACAATATTATCAGCTAGATGAAAAAACCAGAGCAACTTACGGTTATGATGAAAGCGAAAACATCTATGGAATTGACCAATTTATTGGCGAAACAGAGTACTGGAATAGAGGAATTGGAACATTACTTGTAAAGTCAATGGTGGATTTTTTAATGCAACACAAACAAGTGGATCGGGTAGTGATGGATCCGCAAATTACGAATAAGAGGGCACTTAAATGTTACGAAAAGTGTGGCTTTACCAAGGTTAAGATACTTTCTAAACACGAATTTCACGAGGGAGAATACCGGGATTGTTGGTTGATGGAATTTAGGAGATTTATTCGGACTTAG
- a CDS encoding purine-cytosine permease family protein yields MRSVQATDQKVNEEMDQDYSLDRVPREKRNMGWISITNITFGIATAIFYFQMGSVMALQFGAINAIISAIYAIVVAGILGTFIAYLSAKSGMNVNLLSRGGGFGYIGASLTSFIYATNFIMYCALEGLILVAAVHEFFPVIPQWILIIFFGSIVIPLNWFGIKQLDKLQKWSLPLFGIFLIAAIIMAANTPSVYGDSFWSYMPEGVQVGGTALLLCIGMQHGIMGLTPLLASDYARFLKPKDTKLGIFAIGFIPQIFCFGVMGGLGIWFGVRLGEPNPGVYIVLLLGIFGVLFTMITQVRINITNIYSGSLSLSSFFENIFKFKPGRRFWVVITGVAAMILMLAGIVNHLETAMTFQGVFLMTWAAILVTDAVIVKKILKIGPGYYEAKQQNLHKWNPVGVVALVVASGLGTVAALGYMGTFLQSTAAFFAALLAAVLTVTLAISTKGKYYIKKKNNDVAREDYIA; encoded by the coding sequence ATGAGATCTGTTCAAGCTACAGATCAAAAAGTTAACGAGGAAATGGATCAAGATTATTCATTAGATAGAGTCCCTCGCGAAAAAAGGAACATGGGTTGGATTAGTATTACAAATATTACATTTGGTATTGCCACGGCAATATTTTACTTTCAAATGGGAAGTGTCATGGCACTTCAATTTGGAGCAATTAACGCTATTATATCAGCTATTTATGCGATTGTTGTTGCCGGTATTCTGGGAACATTCATTGCTTACTTATCTGCAAAGTCTGGAATGAACGTTAATTTACTATCACGTGGCGGCGGGTTTGGCTATATTGGCGCCTCGTTAACCTCATTTATTTATGCTACGAATTTTATCATGTATTGTGCGCTGGAAGGTTTAATACTCGTAGCTGCTGTCCACGAATTTTTTCCTGTTATCCCCCAATGGATACTAATTATCTTCTTTGGTTCGATCGTTATCCCTTTAAACTGGTTTGGGATCAAGCAGTTGGATAAATTGCAAAAATGGTCGTTGCCGCTGTTCGGCATTTTTTTAATTGCAGCAATTATTATGGCTGCAAACACGCCTTCCGTTTATGGTGATAGTTTTTGGTCGTATATGCCAGAGGGCGTACAAGTCGGAGGAACGGCTTTATTGCTTTGTATCGGAATGCAGCATGGTATTATGGGGCTGACACCGCTGCTCGCTTCAGATTATGCTCGCTTTCTTAAACCAAAAGATACGAAGCTAGGAATATTTGCCATTGGATTCATCCCCCAGATTTTCTGTTTTGGAGTCATGGGTGGCCTTGGAATCTGGTTTGGCGTTCGTCTGGGAGAACCAAATCCAGGTGTGTATATTGTGCTACTCCTAGGTATTTTTGGAGTCCTGTTTACGATGATAACGCAAGTAAGAATTAATATTACGAATATATATAGCGGCTCGTTGTCCCTGTCCAGCTTCTTTGAAAATATTTTCAAATTCAAACCAGGCCGCCGCTTTTGGGTTGTCATCACAGGTGTTGCTGCGATGATTTTAATGTTGGCCGGTATCGTCAATCATCTGGAGACAGCTATGACGTTCCAGGGAGTCTTCTTAATGACCTGGGCAGCAATTCTAGTCACTGATGCCGTTATCGTCAAAAAAATATTGAAGATTGGCCCCGGTTATTATGAGGCCAAACAGCAAAACCTGCATAAATGGAATCCGGTAGGCGTCGTTGCTTTAGTAGTAGCAAGCGGGTTAGGCACCGTTGCGGCATTAGGGTACATGGGAACATTCTTGCAAAGCACTGCCGCGTTTTTCGCAGCATTACTTGCAGCTGTACTCACCGTGACTTTAGCCATTTCTACCAAAGGAAAATATTACATCAAAAAGAAAAACAACGATGTTGCAAGAGAAGACTATATTGCATAA
- a CDS encoding S66 family peptidase: protein MLKKPKKLQPGDKVATVSPSWGGAGEPEIKWRYEQGVKRLEEVFGLEVVPMPNSLKGAAYLYEHPEARAADLMTAFRDKEIKGVFSNIGGDDSIRLLPYIDFDVIHANPKIFVGYSDITISHLFCLKAGVSSFYGPAVLSDFAENVEMDPYTVEAVKRTLFSGNAIGEIQPAKEWTSEYLEWDEANKHKQRTMQQNTGYEVIQGASNVVKGRLIGGCIDVLEFAKGTELWPDNKHWDDSILFFETSEEEAEPAFMKYWLRNYAAQGILHKANAIIFGKPHDEKYYEAYKEEILNVMKEYNLEDLPILYNLNFGHTEPKFILPYGVLAEVDCAKGTFSILESGVE, encoded by the coding sequence ATGTTAAAAAAACCAAAGAAATTGCAACCGGGAGATAAAGTAGCAACCGTAAGCCCTTCCTGGGGAGGGGCCGGTGAGCCGGAAATTAAATGGCGATATGAACAAGGCGTAAAGAGGTTGGAAGAGGTGTTTGGCCTTGAAGTTGTGCCGATGCCAAACAGTTTGAAAGGTGCTGCCTATCTTTATGAGCATCCGGAAGCACGTGCAGCCGATCTGATGACGGCATTCAGGGATAAGGAAATTAAAGGGGTCTTCTCAAATATTGGAGGAGATGACAGTATTCGGCTACTTCCGTATATAGATTTTGATGTGATCCATGCGAATCCGAAAATTTTCGTGGGGTATTCCGATATAACTATTTCTCATCTGTTTTGCCTTAAAGCAGGGGTTTCTTCCTTTTATGGTCCCGCGGTTTTAAGTGATTTTGCTGAGAATGTGGAAATGGATCCCTATACGGTAGAAGCGGTGAAGCGGACGCTATTCTCCGGTAATGCGATTGGTGAGATTCAACCTGCTAAAGAATGGACGAGTGAGTATTTGGAATGGGATGAAGCGAATAAACACAAGCAGCGAACGATGCAGCAAAATACCGGATACGAAGTGATTCAAGGCGCGTCGAATGTCGTAAAAGGGCGTTTGATTGGTGGTTGTATCGATGTGCTGGAGTTTGCGAAAGGTACAGAACTTTGGCCTGATAATAAGCATTGGGACGATAGCATTCTTTTCTTTGAAACGTCGGAGGAAGAGGCAGAACCTGCATTTATGAAATATTGGCTTCGGAATTATGCTGCGCAAGGCATCCTGCACAAAGCGAATGCAATCATTTTTGGTAAGCCGCATGATGAGAAATATTACGAAGCATACAAAGAAGAAATTTTAAACGTTATGAAGGAATATAATTTAGAAGATTTGCCGATTCTTTATAACTTGAATTTCGGGCATACGGAACCGAAGTTTATTTTGCCATATGGTGTACTGGCAGAGGTTGATTGTGCGAAAGGGACCTTTTCGATATTGGAAAGTGGTGTGGAGTAG
- a CDS encoding phosphotransferase — MNVLRCYYQDEGIRIYEIEALDNPIENERVVWFDLHSIELLEAIHPNERKEILDWLSKGGSRNFAWFQLGWRREMEAWVEKKLPCSPIAFEQIRSWERSALFKIKTTKDNYYFKAVPGVFSHEPSIHNYLAEHYPSYVPEVIALDLEKNWYIIDELQGDLLGESTNISHWEKALHRMVTIQKGSLIHKDKLQKLGCPVRPFIEILNNHLEESLGELASNNNMSLEKHIALKKKIPSVLSLVRRLHESRLPISLEHGDLFGGNIMVQQGQPVIYDWSDSSLSHPFLSVIVLLEEVNEYFSKQVSQELLDSYLKEWKMFDTLARLYEEFRLVRVLAPLYYLTVHQRFIFPAFEDNFDKQQIIDQYVEKWLSEINKMDLSN; from the coding sequence GTGAATGTATTACGCTGCTATTATCAGGATGAAGGTATAAGAATATATGAAATAGAGGCCTTAGACAATCCTATAGAGAATGAGAGGGTTGTCTGGTTTGATCTTCATTCCATTGAATTATTGGAAGCAATTCATCCTAATGAACGAAAAGAGATACTTGATTGGTTGTCTAAAGGTGGTAGTCGAAACTTTGCATGGTTTCAACTTGGATGGCGTCGAGAAATGGAAGCGTGGGTGGAGAAGAAATTGCCATGTAGTCCAATCGCATTTGAACAAATCAGAAGTTGGGAACGTTCAGCTTTGTTTAAAATAAAGACAACGAAAGATAATTACTATTTTAAAGCTGTACCAGGTGTATTTTCACATGAACCCAGTATTCACAACTATTTAGCAGAACATTATCCATCTTATGTTCCAGAAGTAATAGCTCTGGATCTCGAAAAAAATTGGTATATAATAGACGAACTACAAGGAGATCTTCTCGGTGAATCAACTAATATTAGCCATTGGGAAAAAGCCTTGCATCGAATGGTTACTATTCAAAAAGGATCCCTTATCCATAAAGATAAGCTGCAAAAATTAGGATGTCCTGTCAGACCGTTCATTGAGATATTAAACAACCATTTGGAAGAATCTCTGGGTGAATTAGCTTCCAATAATAATATGTCACTAGAAAAGCATATTGCATTGAAAAAGAAGATCCCGTCTGTATTGTCTCTTGTAAGACGATTACATGAATCAAGACTTCCTATCTCGTTAGAACACGGTGATTTGTTTGGGGGTAATATTATGGTTCAACAAGGACAACCGGTTATTTACGACTGGTCGGATAGTTCACTGAGCCATCCTTTCTTGAGTGTGATTGTATTATTAGAAGAAGTGAATGAATACTTTTCGAAACAAGTAAGTCAAGAATTATTAGATTCTTATCTGAAAGAATGGAAGATGTTTGACACGCTTGCCCGTTTGTATGAAGAATTTCGTCTTGTACGAGTTCTCGCTCCTCTATATTATCTTACGGTGCATCAACGCTTTATTTTTCCTGCATTTGAAGATAATTTTGATAAACAGCAAATAATCGATCAATACGTAGAGAAATGGCTGTCAGAGATAAATAAAATGGATTTATCCAATTAA
- a CDS encoding GNAT family N-acetyltransferase, with product MKQVTFDDIYILGCIVAENDLYRHYHYPEMLIRYDSNFIEFKKQPSLTELKEAENYLREFHLRQGQKHVKFCFPENVQLERELVDYLNGSGYENGFLELYAIQPDQFPEVEDQPDIDIQIVTDKNFETYLDLQYKQDLEFGSKFARAKIDLAKRQFTESSIIKIIAFYKGNPAGYVDVITTDKTAEIDNLTVEESFQKKGIGSRLQKFVMDNYPDKAVILVADGEDTVREMYMKQNYQYVGFQYEVQKIEGD from the coding sequence ATGAAACAGGTAACATTCGATGATATTTATATACTTGGGTGTATAGTAGCTGAAAATGATCTATACAGACACTATCATTATCCTGAAATGCTAATCAGGTACGATAGTAATTTTATAGAATTTAAAAAGCAGCCTTCATTAACGGAATTGAAAGAGGCAGAAAACTACTTAAGGGAATTTCATTTGCGGCAAGGTCAAAAACATGTGAAATTTTGTTTCCCTGAGAACGTGCAACTTGAAAGGGAGTTAGTGGATTACTTGAATGGTTCGGGATATGAAAATGGTTTCTTGGAATTATACGCAATTCAACCTGACCAATTTCCGGAAGTGGAGGACCAGCCGGATATCGATATTCAGATTGTGACAGACAAGAACTTCGAAACCTATCTTGATCTTCAATACAAGCAAGATTTAGAATTTGGAAGTAAATTTGCAAGAGCAAAAATTGATCTGGCCAAACGTCAATTCACAGAGTCGAGCATTATAAAAATCATTGCATTTTATAAAGGAAACCCTGCAGGATATGTAGATGTCATTACAACGGACAAAACCGCGGAAATTGATAACCTAACTGTTGAGGAGTCATTTCAGAAAAAAGGCATCGGCAGCAGGTTGCAAAAGTTTGTGATGGATAACTATCCTGATAAAGCGGTGATTTTAGTTGCCGATGGGGAAGACACCGTCAGAGAAATGTACATGAAGCAAAACTATCAGTATGTTGGGTTTCAATATGAGGTGCAAAAGATTGAAGGGGATTAG
- a CDS encoding S66 family peptidase yields the protein MLVKPNKLEPGDKIATVSPSGGDAGDPEIRWRYLQGVKRLEEVFDLEVVPMPNSLKGSDYLYENPKARAEDLMTAFKDPSIKGIIANVGGTDSYRLIPYIDFDVIRVNPKIFMGYSDITISHLLCYKAGISSFYGPAILTDFAQNVEMDPYVIESVKRTLFSNEEIGEIEPAKQWASEPLELDEADKTKGATMYENSGYEVLQGSGVVQGRLIGGCLDVLEVVKGTDIWPDQNAWEDSILFFEPAQGKPEPGTLQRWIRNYAAQGILQKANGMIFGKPYDETYYEEYKEVIKQVMKENNLEDLPILYNLNFGHAEPRFVLPYGAMAEINCEKKTFSILESGVI from the coding sequence TTGTTAGTAAAACCAAATAAATTGGAACCTGGAGATAAAATTGCAACGGTAAGTCCATCTGGAGGAGATGCAGGAGACCCTGAAATCAGATGGCGTTATTTGCAGGGTGTAAAACGCTTGGAAGAAGTTTTTGATCTTGAAGTGGTTCCAATGCCGAATAGCCTAAAAGGATCTGATTATCTATATGAGAATCCGAAGGCACGTGCGGAGGATTTGATGACCGCATTCAAAGATCCTAGTATCAAAGGAATTATTGCCAATGTTGGCGGCACAGATAGTTATCGTTTGATTCCATATATTGATTTTGATGTAATTCGCGTGAACCCGAAAATTTTCATGGGATATTCTGACATCACCATCTCCCATTTACTCTGCTATAAAGCAGGAATTTCCTCTTTTTATGGCCCAGCTATTTTGACAGACTTCGCCCAAAACGTGGAAATGGATCCGTATGTTATCGAATCAGTGAAACGAACCCTCTTTTCCAACGAAGAAATCGGTGAAATCGAACCGGCTAAACAATGGGCGAGCGAGCCATTAGAATTGGATGAAGCGGATAAAACCAAGGGCGCTACGATGTATGAGAACTCCGGGTATGAAGTGCTTCAAGGTTCAGGAGTTGTACAGGGAAGGCTGATCGGTGGCTGCTTGGATGTATTGGAAGTCGTGAAAGGCACGGATATTTGGCCGGACCAAAACGCTTGGGAAGACAGCATCCTTTTCTTTGAACCAGCGCAAGGAAAACCAGAACCAGGCACCTTACAAAGATGGATCAGGAATTATGCTGCTCAAGGCATTTTGCAGAAGGCGAATGGCATGATCTTTGGTAAACCATATGACGAGACGTATTACGAGGAATACAAAGAAGTGATCAAGCAAGTGATGAAAGAGAATAACTTAGAAGACCTGCCGATTCTTTATAACTTGAATTTTGGCCATGCCGAACCGAGATTTGTGTTGCCTTATGGTGCAATGGCAGAGATAAATTGCGAGAAGAAGACTTTTTCGATTTTAGAAAGTGGTGTTATATAA
- a CDS encoding Zn-dependent hydrolase, with protein sequence MKANNERIEKHIHDLSEFTATPGQGVTRLTYSKEDLQARNFIKEKMKEYNLDVREDGLGNIFGKLEGTKKDAPSVLVGSHFDSVPHGGAYDGSGGVVAGLEVAALFQENNLTPTYPLEIIAMIEEEGTRFGGGLMGSRGIVGVTEEAELNHTKDKDGVSVAEAMRDIELDPTLPKQRDPQTIKAFLEMHIEQGPILEEKDMSIGVVESIVGLTQLEVTIEGQAGHAGTTPMDRRLDALDTAANIIAKLPAIAIEEGEGTVITVGRHEVFPNGANVIPEKVVFSVDIRSGKEEHIRNAIQKTKDVITSFEGQGIHTSIEQPLYMQPKALNQDIHSLLKTACSQLDISYLNMNSGAGHDAMVFSDVTDVGLIFVPSKDGISHSPEEWTDARDLANGVDVLYNTAKKLTEAT encoded by the coding sequence GTGAAAGCAAACAATGAACGTATTGAAAAACATATTCATGACTTGAGTGAATTTACCGCCACACCAGGCCAAGGTGTTACTAGGCTGACCTATAGCAAGGAAGACTTACAAGCCCGCAATTTTATAAAAGAAAAAATGAAAGAATACAACCTTGATGTTCGGGAAGATGGGCTCGGTAATATTTTTGGGAAATTGGAAGGAACCAAGAAAGATGCGCCAAGCGTCCTTGTCGGTTCCCATTTCGATAGTGTGCCACATGGTGGGGCTTATGATGGATCTGGTGGTGTTGTAGCAGGACTTGAGGTGGCTGCCCTTTTTCAGGAAAATAACCTTACACCCACATACCCGTTAGAAATTATAGCCATGATTGAAGAAGAGGGTACACGCTTCGGCGGCGGGCTAATGGGGTCTAGGGGAATTGTCGGCGTCACTGAAGAAGCAGAACTAAATCATACGAAGGACAAAGATGGTGTCTCAGTAGCCGAAGCGATGCGAGATATCGAATTAGACCCAACACTTCCGAAACAAAGAGATCCACAGACGATAAAGGCTTTTTTGGAAATGCATATTGAACAAGGGCCGATTCTTGAAGAAAAAGACATGTCAATCGGTGTTGTCGAATCCATTGTTGGGCTCACCCAATTAGAAGTGACCATAGAAGGTCAAGCTGGCCATGCCGGTACGACACCAATGGACCGCCGCCTGGATGCATTAGATACTGCTGCAAATATTATTGCCAAGCTCCCAGCAATTGCAATAGAAGAGGGAGAAGGAACTGTTATTACAGTAGGAAGACATGAGGTTTTTCCGAATGGAGCCAATGTCATTCCTGAAAAAGTTGTATTTTCCGTGGATATACGTTCAGGAAAAGAAGAACATATTCGAAATGCCATCCAGAAAACAAAAGATGTTATCACGTCCTTTGAAGGACAAGGAATCCATACATCAATCGAACAACCGCTATATATGCAGCCGAAAGCATTGAATCAAGATATCCATTCACTTCTGAAAACAGCTTGCAGTCAGTTGGATATTTCATATCTAAACATGAATAGTGGAGCTGGACACGATGCGATGGTCTTTTCAGATGTAACAGATGTCGGCTTGATTTTTGTCCCGAGTAAAGACGGGATCAGTCATAGCCCGGAAGAATGGACGGATGCAAGGGACCTGGCTAATGGTGTAGATGTATTATATAACACTGCCAAGAAACTAACAGAAGCAACATAA